The region GTGCCCACGGTCCTGCTTCTCTCCCGGCCGTCATTGATTCTTTCAGGTACAGTTTGGCTTTTCCGGTCGCACGTGGCTCTATTGTCTATTTCTTTGCCGTACGCGGGATGCTCTGATACGACTCAGAAACCGGAGGCATTTTCACCTGCTGCTTCGGCAGGAGAAGCTTTCCGTAAATGGGATCGGTCTGCCAGCCGTCCACATGGGCGGCACGCCTGGCCGCTGCCTTTAGCTTGCCCCAGTCCGCGCTTGCGTACAGGAACATCTGCTGGGCCGCCATCGAGCCCTCGCCGTGGATCGTGTCGATCTGGTAGAAGTTGCAGGTCATATCCTTTACGAGACGCATCACGCGCAGCCGGTCTTCGGTCGGGACACCGTCCCTGGCGCTCAGATATTTTTCAATATAAGGCCTGATTTCAGGATTGTTCCAGTCGCGGTACGTAGGAACCGTGGTCGCGAGCCCGCCAGCGATGTCCTGCAGGTGCTGGCACATCTGGTGGAAATTGCTGGCGAAGGTGTATTTGGAGGCGTTAATCGCCATCCGGTTCGGCATTACCACATCAAGGCCCGACTCGGTCTCGGGGTCCATGCAGGCCTGCTTGCCCAAGAGCGCGACCGTTTCCGTGATCATGGCCATCCAGGCCAGCTTGTTCCGGACATGGCTCACGTTTTCCACGCCGTTATACTCGGCAATCAGGGCTGCGGCGCCGGTGATAATCTCGAGCTTGCCGATCATCTTGCAGGTCCCGAAGAGGCGATGATAGTTCGCAAAGGCATAGGCCAGGTTGCGCGTGAACTGCCACTCTCCGCACATAAATACACGCTCCCACGGAACAAACACGTCATCAAAGACGATCAGGCATTCAGTCGGCTGCGTCTCGCTCGTCTTGGGGTAATCGAATTCACCCTCTTCGCCGTACGTGCGGGAGACCGGCTCGACAGCCAGGAGCTTGATCCCCTTCGCGTTCAGAGGTGTCGCAAAAGCCAGGGCGTATTCCTTGTCCTTTTCGCCGTGTGTCCGGCAAGGCAGACACAGCGCTTCGTTGGCGCACGGGGTAGCGCTTATATGCACCTTCGCCCCCCGCACCACAATCCCGTCCTTCTGCTTGTCTACGATCCTCAAGTAATAGTCCTGGTGCTGTTTCTGCTGCGAGGGGTGCAGGCTCCGGTCCCCTTTCACATCCGTGATCGCGCCGGTTATGGCGAGGTCGTTTTTCTGCAGGAGTTTCCGGTAATTCTCGACGCGTTCCGAATAATTCGTCTTCATCTCCTTATCAATGACCCGGGCGGCTACGGTGAAGGCTGCTAGAGCATCCGCCCCCATGCAGTGGACGATGACGCCTCCCCCTGAGCGCATGCCGTTGATATAGCACTCCCTACGCCTCAGAAGGTCCTCGGGCGACCGCGGGGAGGTGAGCAGGAAATTGATGTCCTCGCCGTCCTCGTCCTTCGTCACAAACAGATTCTTGAAGTCAGGGTGGTTCGGCAGGACGTAGTCCATGCAGGCCGTCTTGATGATGCCGCTCAGGGTGGGATGGGTCCGGACGTCCGACACCTTTTCTCCCAGGCACCAGACCTCCCGCCCGTCGTTCAAGCTTTCTAGGTATTGATCGACCGTCTTGATCATGAATTTCTCCTTTTCAATTGTTTATATTAGTTGCCAAAATTACTGTCCGATTTGTCTCTCGAAACCGTGTGCGACGACATTTCTCAGGTTCCCAGAGAAGCCCCGGCCTCGTACGGCGCGGACCCCCGCGTCCGCCCTTGCTTTGACGTTTCGTTGGTCCCGGGGCAGGCACGGGGGCCTGCGCCGTACGCAGACTAATTGCATTTGGGCAAGAAATTTAGCACTCGTTATAAGACTGGCTCGAATCGGACGAAACTCTTGGCAAAGTGTAAAGACGCCTCTGTGATGCCCTGGAATTCATCTGCCCTTCCAATTGGGAGGCCTTTTTTCGACAAAAGCCTTAGGCCCTTCAACGAAATCTTCGGATTGATACATGGCAAGCTGCCCCGGAAACTGAGTGGATACGGCCTCCTGCAAGGTCATGTTCAACCCTTTCACAGTTGCTTCTTTGGCTGCACGGATAGACAGAGGGGCACCCAGGAGAATTTCCGCGGCGAGCTTCTCGGCAGTCGGAATCAACTCCGCGAGAGGAACGACTTCTGCGACAAGCCCATATTGCATGGCCTGTTGCGCCGTGATTCTTTTAGACGTCATGATCATATACTGGGCCAAGTGATAGGGGATCTGCCTGGGCAAACGATGCACGCCACCTGCACCGGGAATCAATCCGACACGGGGTTCGGGCAATCCCATACTGGCGTTTTCGGAGGCGACAATGATGTCACAGGCAAGGGCAATTTCAAACCCGCCTCCAAGAGCCAGTCCATTGACCGCTGCGATGAAAGGTTTGTAGCAGTCAAACCGTGAGGTTAATCCGGCAAACCCGCCCTTCACTCCTTTCATAATTTCACGCATCTTGGCCGGGCCGTTCACGGCTTGAAATTTCAGGTCGTTGCCCGCCGAGAAAGCCTTCTCTCCCGCGCCTGTAATGATACATATCCATTGTTCCGGGTCGGCATCGAAATCATTGAATACCTGGTCCATTTCCAGGCTGACCAACGGACTGACGGAATTCATGACCTCAGGACGATTGATGGTCACCGTGGTCACATGGCCTTTCTGCTCTACCTTGATGAATTCATAGTTCATAATCTGCCTCCTCGATAATTATTCCATATTCCTAATCTTTAAATAGCCTTGGACGAATCGGATCGAACGCCAAGAGAGGTTCCAAATACACACACAAGCCCTGTGAGTGCGTCCGAGAGGATTGCGCCCCATTCTGCGATTGCTCTCAGGGTTCAACCAAAATTTTAATGGCGGTCTTGCTCTTACCCGCCAAAACCTCGAATCCGCACTTGGCAATGTCTGCCAGGGGTATAATGTCCGTGATAATGCGTTCCGGTTGAATCTTTCCCGTTTCCAGCCATTCCATGGCCAGTGAAGGATTGATGGAGTTGGTGCCGATCATGGTTGTTTCTTTGGTCACGAAGCCCAGCATATGAACGGAGGCCCGCTCGGTGAAAATTCCCTGGACGATGACCGTGCCCTGGTAACGCGCTGAACCCAGACAATCTTTCAACGTTGCCTCAAAGCCGACGGCCTCGATGGCTACATCCACCCCTCGCCCATTCGTGAGTTCTCTGATCTTTGCGGAACTCTTGATTTCTGAGGGGTCCCAGACCAGTGTTGCCCCCATTTTTTCGGCGATTTTTCGTCTGTTTTCCAAAACGTCGGTCATGTAAACGGTTTGGACGCCCATGGCTTTAAGGCCTGTAAGGGCCATAAGCCCTACCGTGCCGGCGCCGGCAATAAAGACGGTGTCCTCTGCTCTAACGCTGCCGCGATCTATGGCGTAAGCAGCTACTGACAGCGGCTCCAGGACGGCGGCCCGTCTCCAGTCCATATCATCGGGGACCTTCAACAGGCGTTGCGTGGGACAGACCATGGCCTCGGCATAGGCCCCCGCCATAAAGGCCCAAACACGATCGCCGACCGAATATTCCTCAACACCCGGCCCGACGGCCACAATAGTGCCGCAGGCCTCATGACCGAAAGGGCTCTTCGGGAATGGGCCATGAAGGTATTCATGCAAATCGGACCCGCAGATGCCACAGTATTTGATTTTGACTTTGACTTCACCGGGCCCTGGCGCCGGGTCCGTAACTTCCTCAACCCTGATGTCCCGAATACCGTGATAAATGGCTTTCCGCATGAAAGGTTCCTTTTCAGGTTGTCAAGCTGTTAAATCACACGTTCGCCATCGGCCCCATTAATCAATAAATCACATCAAAGGCCTCTGAGAACCGGCGTAAAGGACCTTGAGAAAGAAGCACCTCCCGCATCGTGCAACCCGGAAGGTGCTCAATTGATGAACCTTAATTACAGCTGGCTGCAAAACCTCGATAACACATGTACCGGTTTCCGGGCTTTGTACGGCGCGGTTCGGGAACCGCCCGAAATCTGGGCGCTTCTCGAAGCGCCCCTACTGTAACTGCGCAGGCCAGAGAGGTCTTGCAGCCACTTGTAGAATCGGTTATTTCTTGTAGCTGTACCAGCCCTCACCCGTCTTCTGGCCGAATTTCCCTTCGGTAACCTTCTTCACAACGCTCGGGGTCGGAAGGTCCGCCCTGTTGCCTGATGCATAGAAATGGTCCATACCGATGTCATAGGACAGGTCGATACCCGTAAGGTCCATGAGGCGGAAGGGACCCATGGGATGGCCCGCACCATAGACACAGGCTTTATCGATATCCTCATAACTAGCCACGCCCATTTCCAGCATCCACATGGCTTCTTTCGAAATAGCGGCGAAGATGCGGTTCAGGACGAAACCATCCACCTCTTTCTTGATCAGGATGGGCACCTTGTCGATCTTCAGACAGAAGTCCATCATGCACTGCGCGGTTTCGTCGGAGACATGGGGCCCTTGGACCACTTCGACCAGCTTCATGACCAGCGCCGGGTTGAAGAAATGGAGGTTGCAGACCTGAGAGGCACGATTGGTAACATCCGCGACGCGGGAACTGACAATGAAAGAACTGTTCGTGGCCAGAATGGCTTTCGGTGGAGCGAACTTGTCCAGATCGGCAAAGACTTTCCGCTTCAGATCGATTCTTTCCAGGACCGCCTCGATAACCAAATCGGCATCCTTGACGGCCTCTTTCAGATCGCCTGTAAAGGAGATGAGACTGCGGGCTTTTCTCGCGGCCTCTTCGGTCAACTTCCCCTTCTGGACGCGCCCCGGCAGATAGGTATCGCAAAATTTCTCGGCTTTTTCGAGCACGGCCGGAATCACGTCCGTGCTGACCGTCTTAAAGCCGTGCATGGCACACTGCAGCGCAATCTGGTGCCCCATATTCCCCGCACCCACAACACTCACATTCTTCACGTCATCTATCTTCATGTTTCACTCTCCTCCTGCTTTTCTTTTAGATCTCGTTTTATTGATCCCATGGCTACATAAGCACAACTATCGCATTTGATCGGACCGCGGCAAAAAGAAATATCTTCATTAGATCTCCCAGGCGGCCTTGGCCCCCTCGGTGGTTGCTTCGATGATCCGTCGCGGGGCAGCGGCATCACCGACGATAAAATGACGAAAACCTTTTTTCGAGAGCATGTCTTTCAAAGCATTACGAGGCGTCACACCAATCGCAATAATGACCTGCGCGACCGGTTCGAGCCTAAGGTCTTCCGCGTTCTTCGTTAAGAGGACCGCCCCTTCTTCGATGCGTTTGACTGTCGTGCCAAACATCAGTTTGACCCCTGCCGCCCGCAGGCGTTTATGCAGCATTTGGCCGTGGGCGGCCAGCGGCAAGACGGGTGATTTCGGCAGCATCTCCACAATGGTAATGTCCTTCACACCTTTTTCCCGCAGGAAATCAGCCGTCTCCATGCCGACCAATCCGCCGCCGACAACCACAACATGGTCTTTCGGCTGAACTTCTCCATCCAGGATTTGCCAGGCATCACAAACCACGGAAGTGCCGATACCCTCGGCAGGGCAGTCCGACTTGGCCGCGCCGATCGCGAGAATCACGGCTTCGGGCCTGCCGTCATCGATCATGGCTTCAGTGACCTCCACGCCGGTCTTTATCTCCACGCCCTGCTTTTTACACTTGGCTGTAAGAGTGAGAATATATCTCTCGTAAACATTTTTGTGCGGCGCCATAGCCGCATAGCGCGCATTTCCGCCGGTTTGCCTCTCGCGCTCGAATAGCGTGACTTGATGTCCCAGCCTTGCGGCTTCGAAAGCCGCGGTGAGCCCGGCCGGTCCTGCTCCGATCACCCAGACATTTCGTTTAATTTCCGCCGGTCCTTCCGGTCTGATCAGTTCCTGGCCGGTCTGCGGATTGATCGCGCAACGGATAGGTTGCTGCTCCAGGGACAGGCGCTCGATGCAACCCTGGTTGCAGGCCAGGCATTCCATCGTATCCTCGGGATGCCCGGCAATTGCGTTTTTCAGAAAGTCCGGATCGGCCAGATGCTGACGTCCCACCGCGATCATGTCCGCATCACCGCGGGCGATAACCTCATCCATCAAAAAAGGGTCCGTAAAGCGGCCGACCGAGATGACCGGTACTGTCGCCACTTCCTTGATCTTACGCGCAAGATGGGCGTTAAACCCCGGAACAAATTCAACGGGAGCGCTGGGATTCGGTGTATTGAGATTGAGTTCCATATTCCCGTGCGTGCCGAAGGAGACATGAATGACATCCACACCGGCAGCTACCAGATCGGGGATGATCGTCTGCATATCGTCTATGCCATAGCCGCCTTTAATGCCTTCTTCGCCGGAGATGCGCATGGACACGGGGAAGTCGGGGCCGACTTGTTTGCGCACTTCCCGGGTGCATTCCAGCATGAATCGCGCACGGTCCTTGAAATCGCCGCCGTATTGGTCCTGGCGCTGGTTGGAGTGCGCGGAAAGAAACTGCATGAGCAGATAGCCATGCGCACCGTGGAGTTCCACGCCGTCAAATCCGGCCGCTTTGGCGCGAAGCGCCGCGGAGCCGAAAGCGGCTATCGCCTCCTGGATGTCTTCCAGAGTCATTTCGTGCGGAGAACCGAGAAAGCCGAATATGTAACTGGGAATGGCCGAAGGGCCGAGGGCCAAATTCTTCTTTTGCAGCAGGTAACTTTCCCGGCCGCAGTGATGAAGCTGTAGAGCAACTTTAGCGCCCTGACTATGAACGGCTGCCGCCATCTTGGATAGGCCGGGGATGAACTTGTCGTCCCACGCCCCCAGACCGCTGGGGGAAACGTGGCCTGCCGGATGAACGGCCGTGATCTCCGTGATAAGCAGACCGGCGCCGCTTTGCGCCCGGCGTTTGATATACGCGAGGTTGGCCTCGCTGACGATGCCGTCGGTATCGGCCAGCCCCGTGCCCATCGGCGGCATGACAACCCGGTTGGAAACCTGGAGAGCGCCGATTTTAATCGGTTCCGACAGATGCTGTAGAGTCTTCATGGACAAGCTCCCTTTGAAAATTGTGCGAACACCCCTTATACAACACCGACCCGTCCATAGGGTGCAAATTCCTTGAGAATTCAGAGTTTCTTACGCCCCCAATCAAATGCAAAGGCACAAGCGAAAAAGATGGGTTCACGGGCAACCCGGCAGTTCATCTGCCATTCATCTGTCCGGTCGATCTTCCGACCGTCGGCGTACAGGTCCCGCTTCATCTTGGCCAAGCTCTTAATGTACCCTTCCTTGGCCCTCATGGTTGACCCCTGCCTCATCATGTGTTTTTCAATTTCAGCCCTGAAGATTCTCGATGACCGTGGCCACGCCGAGTCCGCCACCGCAGCAGGAACTGAAAAAGCCGTATTTTCCTCCTCTTCTGATAAGCTCTTTCATTGTGAAGAGACAAATACGGGCGCCCGAAGCTCCATTCGGATGGCCGAATGCGATAGCGCCGCCGTTCGGGTTCCAGTTTTTCTCCATATTGATCTTCTCGCCCATCTGCTTTTCGAGTTCCTTGATCACCGCGAGATTCTGCACTGCAAAGGCCTCGTTGCACTCCATGACTTCAATATCCGCAAGCTTCAGGCCCGCGCGCTTTAATGCCTGGGGGATCGCGTAAGCAGGCGCGATTCCCATGATCTTGGGATCGACACCGTAATCACCACCGCTCAGCCATTTGGCCATCGGTGTGTATCCCAGCTCGATCGCCTTCTCTTTGGTCATCATGAGTACAAAAGCGGCCCCGTCGTTACGTCCGGATGCGTTTCCGGCCGTAACCGTCCCGTTTGCGATGAATGCTGGGCGCAGCGCTGCAAGGGCTTCCATCGAGGTTTCGCGGGGATGTTCGTCAACCTTGAATTCAATCGGAGGGGTCTTTTTCCCGGTGAGGACCTTTATCGGCACGATCTCGTCGACAAAGTAGCCGGCATCAATCGCTTTCCTTGCCAGGACCTGGCTCCGGTAGCCGAACTCATCCTGCTCCTGCCTGGAGATGTTGTACATCTGTTGCAAGGCTTCAGCCGTCAGTCCCATGTTCGAGGTGGCAGGGTCCTTAGTGGGAGAAAGAGAAGTCGGGACCGGCATGGGAGGTATCATCCTGAACGGCTCGGTCGACATGGAGAATTTGCAGCATGCCTGACTGTAAGATTCCATACCGCCCGCTATGATGATGTCCGCCTGGTTCGCGATGATCCGCCATGCGGCATGGTTGATGCTGTCAATGGCCGATCCGCACTGCATCTCGACATAAGACGCTGCAGTCGTCACGGGCAGACCGGAAGCAAGGGCGGCCCAGCGCGCGGGATTCAGGGCGGATGTACCGCCGATCGCCGACCCCGCAAATACAGTATCCACATGTGCCTTCTCTGTAATCTTGGTCTTTTCCAACAGGCCCTTCAAAGCCAGCCCGCCGAGTTCTTCCATCGTGAAATTCCGCAGTGTGCGTCCCAAGGTCCCAAATGCCGTCCGGACGCCGTCAACAAACACGACTTCTCTGCTATTCATGTTTTGCCTTCCTCGTTTGTGTAATTTAAGAAAGCGGGGCATGGACAATCTTTAAGAGATCTCCGTTCCCCGCTTTGAAATAACCGCATTTTCTCAGCACGTCGCCAGTCTCGCTCTGCGTCGGGTCATATCCCCGGTAGCTCATTTTCCCCAGCGGCTACAGTCGCCGAGTGCAAGACTTTTCACCCTCAATTCGGCAATATTCATTTAAGTTCTCTTGGCCCGCTTACCATTTCCAACAGTTCAGCAAGAAACGGCCGCGTATTTTGTCTTCAGGACTTTTTCACGCGGCCGTGGTTCTTAAGCCAGGTATTTTGTCGGGACGCTGCGCAGGATATTTTCCGCGTCATTAACAATCCACTGAACCAGGTCGTTGACCTTAGGCATGTCTTGGATCCGCTGTGCCACTTCGCCGGCAGCCAGGAGGGCTTTCTCCTTGTTGCCGTCATAGACGGCCCGAATAGACTCTATCTCAAATTCGATCAGGGACATGTCAATCGTGGAAAAGTCATCCGGAGCGCCAAGGAAGACTCCTGGCGACTTCTGGAGTGTGTTCTTCTGGTGCTCGAGGCTCCTGGGGGTCTTCAACCACCGGGCGGGACCGACAAAACCGCGGGCCACAAGGGTCCCCCGGTCACCCGCGGCCACGACGCCCTCTTTCCATATCTGGTGGAAATCGCTCTCCTGCGTTGCCAGGAAGCGGGTCCCCATCTGGGCTCCATCCGCGCCTAAGACCAGGGCCGCAGCCAGGGTCTTACCGTCGCAGAAACCTCCTGCGCCGCATACCAGGGTCTTTTCGTCGGATACCGCCTCGACCACGGCAGGCAGAAGTATTAGGGAGTGGACCGGTTCCCAGGAGGTGTGGAATCCTCCCTCATGGCCGGAGGCAACGATCAGATCGACACCGGCCTTCTTGCAACGCAGAGCGCCCTTGACGGAGGGAACGACATGCATCCAGGTGAAACCCGCGCCCTTGATCTTGTCCTTCCAGCCGACAGGGTCACCGGCCGAGGTAAAGATCACCTTGAAATGGTTCTTAATGTCGGGATTCTCTTCCCTGACCCTGATGGCAGTGTCAATCATAACCTCCGAACGATCCTTCAACTCCGCCGACACCATGACGTTTATTCCGAAAATGCCCCCCTTGTCTTTGGTGAGACGATAGGTTCGCTTCAATACCTTTTCCAAAGCCGTGGCCATATCGTCGTCATAGTCGGCCTCCCCGCTCTCCACAAAAGCCTTGTATATCCAGGGCTGATCCTGTTTGCTGAACAGACCGCTGGTGGAAAGCAGTCCCAGAACCCCCGCGTTTGCTGCTGCCACACAGAGGTTGTTGTTGCTGAAGGGGCCCATGCCCGCCTGGATGACCGGGTACTTGATCCCGACTAATTCACATAGTCTCGATTTGATCACGAGTAAATCCTCCTTAGCTCGATAGTAATCTTATTATACCTGTTCTCGAAAGTGATCACGAATTGGCCGGCGTGTCCCTCTGGTGGCTTCATCTTGACTCGCCCCGCAATTTGCGGCGGCCAATAGGCCGCCCTACATTTGTAGTCCCAGGCTTGATGTCATCTCCCGTAGGGCGGCCTATTGGCCGCCGTTGACCAACGCGCCACCGTGCCTTCATTCCGCGAAAACTCTTGAGAATCACTATAGTTATAACCACCTCGATAAGATAGGCTGTATATTTGAGAAACTGCTCTGCAATTTACGCGACAAGAAATCGGGAATCTTTCGACAGCAGCTATCTCGTGGGCTGAAAAAAGGCGGCGATCCTTCCGTTTGATTAGTTGGCATGTTAATGCTCACTCGTTCTTCCTTAGCATTTAATATGCCATCGACGCATATGTGCTTAAGCATTTAACAATGCATGGAATTATTGTTACGGAGGATCTTTTTGCTTGATATTGCAGCCATTAGTTTTGCATAAAGAGAAGATCTTTTTGCAGAATGCAACCAAAAATGGAGAATCATAAATGACTCTTAGAAATCTCGCTTTGAATCCCTTCGCAGCCGAGGGAGAAAGCTCAGACAAAATTAGGCGTCAGGCCAAATTCAACTCGATTTATCGGGAATGGGAAAAGTTTGTGCAAGGTGATGAAAATGTGGACAAGGAGTTAATTCCTCAGGATATTTTTGATTCATGGATCCGCTGTCGCGAGCAAGGTCTCGATCCCCTGGGAATTCCCCACCAGAAAATCTTGACGAAAGAAGAGTTCAGCGTCTTGGCCGAAAAGAATAGTAAACTCGTTCAGAACAGCCGGTTCTTTTTGACCCATTACCATCATTTGGTCTCGTTCACCTCTTTCGTGGTTAGTTTTTTCGATCCTCAGGGTTTTCTGATTGAGGTTCAAATTGCCGAAAGCTTTCAAGAGAGGGCTCGACAGGAGAATTGGGTAGTCGGCGCGTTGTGGGACGAAGAATCCGTCGGAACCACCACGATCGCGTTGACGATTAGAACGAGACAGCCAAGTTGCGTAATGGGGGCTCAACATTACCTTAAGCGCTCTCATGTGTCCACTGCCTATGCCGCCCCCATCTTCGACCCGGATGGGATATTTCTCGGCGGCATTGTCCTGTTTTGTCGTCGTGATCGAGCAAATAATCATGCTTACGGTATGACCGTCGCCGCGGCCCACCTGATCGAAAACCAGATGAAGATCAATCAGTCGCTGGACGAGGCAAAAGCCGCCTTTGTCAAAAGCGAGATTGCAAACAGCTATCAGCAAACTGTCATGGCCTCGATTCCGGAGGCGCTGATTGCCATCGACAATAAGGGCCTCATTACACTGATCAACGATCAAGCAAAAAAAATCCTGGCGCTCAACGACAAAGTGATTCTCGGCCAGAGCCTCCAACTGGTCTTAGGTCAAGAAAACCGGCAAGTCTTGTCTCTGATAGATGGCAACGATCATCTGGTACATGTTGAGGTCCGGATACACTCCGGTAAGACATGGAATGATTTTACCCTTACGTGGAACCCGATTTTATCGTCAGCTGGTGAAGTCATAGGTAAGATCCTGATCCTGACGGAGATTAGACGCGTCAAGAAACTGGTAACAAGCATGATCGGGGCCCGGGCAAATTTTTCGTTTGACGCCATCTGCGGGCGGAACATCGAATTTCTGAACACAGTCGAGCAGGCGAGATTGGCATCCGGGAGCAGTTCCAATGTCCTGCTCCTGGGGGAGAGCGGCGTGGGAAAGGACGCTTACGCGCAGGCCATCCACACCGCCAGTGAGCGTAAAAACGCACCTTATATCGCGATCAACTGTTGCGCTATCCCCAGAGATCTGATCGCCAGTGAACTCTTCGGCCATGTGGAAGGCGCGTTCACGGGCTCCCGGCGGGGCGGGAATCAGGGGAAATTCGAGCTGGCCGACGGCGGGACGATCTTCCTGGACGAGATTGGCGAGATGCCGCTCGAAATGCAGCCCGTCCTGTTGCGAGTCATCGAAGAGAAATGCGTTTTCCGCATCGGCGGAGCCAAGATGCGTCCGGTTGATGTCCGCATCATTGCAGCAACCAACAAAGATTTGTTGGACGAGGTTTATAAAGGGAATTTCCGCAAGGACCTTTATTATCGTTTAAACGTTTTTACGATTCGCCTACTTCCTTTAAGCGAAAGGCTGGACGACATACCTCTGCTCCTGGACTATTTCGTCAAGAAATATTCCAAAGCCCTGGGGAGAAGGATCGATCGCATCGATCAGGAGGTAATCGATTTCTTTCTGAAGCATGAATGGCCGGGAAATATTCGTGAATTGCAGAATGTGGTGGAACGTATGATGAACTGCGTCCAGACAAACCAGCTGACTGCGGATCTCATCCCGGTTGATGTGATCTATCAGGCCACGGAAGCGAAACCGAACCTCGAGATTCAGTCAACCAAGGACTTTGAAAAGCATACCATAGCCAAGCTGATGGCCATGAATGTCTCGAAAAGCGAAATCGCCCAGAGATTAAACATTAATCTCAGCACACTTTATCGCAAGCTGAACCGGTATGGCCTTGCTTCTCACGAAAACCAAACACATACCCTGGCGAGA is a window of Desulfomonile tiedjei DNA encoding:
- a CDS encoding sigma 54-interacting transcriptional regulator; this encodes MTLRNLALNPFAAEGESSDKIRRQAKFNSIYREWEKFVQGDENVDKELIPQDIFDSWIRCREQGLDPLGIPHQKILTKEEFSVLAEKNSKLVQNSRFFLTHYHHLVSFTSFVVSFFDPQGFLIEVQIAESFQERARQENWVVGALWDEESVGTTTIALTIRTRQPSCVMGAQHYLKRSHVSTAYAAPIFDPDGIFLGGIVLFCRRDRANNHAYGMTVAAAHLIENQMKINQSLDEAKAAFVKSEIANSYQQTVMASIPEALIAIDNKGLITLINDQAKKILALNDKVILGQSLQLVLGQENRQVLSLIDGNDHLVHVEVRIHSGKTWNDFTLTWNPILSSAGEVIGKILILTEIRRVKKLVTSMIGARANFSFDAICGRNIEFLNTVEQARLASGSSSNVLLLGESGVGKDAYAQAIHTASERKNAPYIAINCCAIPRDLIASELFGHVEGAFTGSRRGGNQGKFELADGGTIFLDEIGEMPLEMQPVLLRVIEEKCVFRIGGAKMRPVDVRIIAATNKDLLDEVYKGNFRKDLYYRLNVFTIRLLPLSERLDDIPLLLDYFVKKYSKALGRRIDRIDQEVIDFFLKHEWPGNIRELQNVVERMMNCVQTNQLTADLIPVDVIYQATEAKPNLEIQSTKDFEKHTIAKLMAMNVSKSEIAQRLNINLSTLYRKLNRYGLASHENQTHTLARHDRSVGSSVPSKTLGTWSGTERITKASQTRVGTKSGLSSDHVWTMRGLSDDQVQILKSLHTKQGITDLMGIIRRANRTKFRNQVLAPLMEAGLVEMTIPHKPQSSKQQYRLTEKGRNLNGILPAT
- a CDS encoding enoyl-CoA hydratase/isomerase family protein encodes the protein MNYEFIKVEQKGHVTTVTINRPEVMNSVSPLVSLEMDQVFNDFDADPEQWICIITGAGEKAFSAGNDLKFQAVNGPAKMREIMKGVKGGFAGLTSRFDCYKPFIAAVNGLALGGGFEIALACDIIVASENASMGLPEPRVGLIPGAGGVHRLPRQIPYHLAQYMIMTSKRITAQQAMQYGLVAEVVPLAELIPTAEKLAAEILLGAPLSIRAAKEATVKGLNMTLQEAVSTQFPGQLAMYQSEDFVEGPKAFVEKRPPNWKGR
- a CDS encoding FAD-dependent oxidoreductase, with amino-acid sequence MKTLQHLSEPIKIGALQVSNRVVMPPMGTGLADTDGIVSEANLAYIKRRAQSGAGLLITEITAVHPAGHVSPSGLGAWDDKFIPGLSKMAAAVHSQGAKVALQLHHCGRESYLLQKKNLALGPSAIPSYIFGFLGSPHEMTLEDIQEAIAAFGSAALRAKAAGFDGVELHGAHGYLLMQFLSAHSNQRQDQYGGDFKDRARFMLECTREVRKQVGPDFPVSMRISGEEGIKGGYGIDDMQTIIPDLVAAGVDVIHVSFGTHGNMELNLNTPNPSAPVEFVPGFNAHLARKIKEVATVPVISVGRFTDPFLMDEVIARGDADMIAVGRQHLADPDFLKNAIAGHPEDTMECLACNQGCIERLSLEQQPIRCAINPQTGQELIRPEGPAEIKRNVWVIGAGPAGLTAAFEAARLGHQVTLFERERQTGGNARYAAMAPHKNVYERYILTLTAKCKKQGVEIKTGVEVTEAMIDDGRPEAVILAIGAAKSDCPAEGIGTSVVCDAWQILDGEVQPKDHVVVVGGGLVGMETADFLREKGVKDITIVEMLPKSPVLPLAAHGQMLHKRLRAAGVKLMFGTTVKRIEEGAVLLTKNAEDLRLEPVAQVIIAIGVTPRNALKDMLSKKGFRHFIVGDAAAPRRIIEATTEGAKAAWEI
- a CDS encoding thiolase family protein; translated protein: MNSREVVFVDGVRTAFGTLGRTLRNFTMEELGGLALKGLLEKTKITEKAHVDTVFAGSAIGGTSALNPARWAALASGLPVTTAASYVEMQCGSAIDSINHAAWRIIANQADIIIAGGMESYSQACCKFSMSTEPFRMIPPMPVPTSLSPTKDPATSNMGLTAEALQQMYNISRQEQDEFGYRSQVLARKAIDAGYFVDEIVPIKVLTGKKTPPIEFKVDEHPRETSMEALAALRPAFIANGTVTAGNASGRNDGAAFVLMMTKEKAIELGYTPMAKWLSGGDYGVDPKIMGIAPAYAIPQALKRAGLKLADIEVMECNEAFAVQNLAVIKELEKQMGEKINMEKNWNPNGGAIAFGHPNGASGARICLFTMKELIRRGGKYGFFSSCCGGGLGVATVIENLQG
- a CDS encoding nitronate monooxygenase, which produces MIKSRLCELVGIKYPVIQAGMGPFSNNNLCVAAANAGVLGLLSTSGLFSKQDQPWIYKAFVESGEADYDDDMATALEKVLKRTYRLTKDKGGIFGINVMVSAELKDRSEVMIDTAIRVREENPDIKNHFKVIFTSAGDPVGWKDKIKGAGFTWMHVVPSVKGALRCKKAGVDLIVASGHEGGFHTSWEPVHSLILLPAVVEAVSDEKTLVCGAGGFCDGKTLAAALVLGADGAQMGTRFLATQESDFHQIWKEGVVAAGDRGTLVARGFVGPARWLKTPRSLEHQKNTLQKSPGVFLGAPDDFSTIDMSLIEFEIESIRAVYDGNKEKALLAAGEVAQRIQDMPKVNDLVQWIVNDAENILRSVPTKYLA
- a CDS encoding zinc-binding dehydrogenase, yielding MRKAIYHGIRDIRVEEVTDPAPGPGEVKVKIKYCGICGSDLHEYLHGPFPKSPFGHEACGTIVAVGPGVEEYSVGDRVWAFMAGAYAEAMVCPTQRLLKVPDDMDWRRAAVLEPLSVAAYAIDRGSVRAEDTVFIAGAGTVGLMALTGLKAMGVQTVYMTDVLENRRKIAEKMGATLVWDPSEIKSSAKIRELTNGRGVDVAIEAVGFEATLKDCLGSARYQGTVIVQGIFTERASVHMLGFVTKETTMIGTNSINPSLAMEWLETGKIQPERIITDIIPLADIAKCGFEVLAGKSKTAIKILVEP
- a CDS encoding 3-hydroxyacyl-CoA dehydrogenase family protein, encoding MKIDDVKNVSVVGAGNMGHQIALQCAMHGFKTVSTDVIPAVLEKAEKFCDTYLPGRVQKGKLTEEAARKARSLISFTGDLKEAVKDADLVIEAVLERIDLKRKVFADLDKFAPPKAILATNSSFIVSSRVADVTNRASQVCNLHFFNPALVMKLVEVVQGPHVSDETAQCMMDFCLKIDKVPILIKKEVDGFVLNRIFAAISKEAMWMLEMGVASYEDIDKACVYGAGHPMGPFRLMDLTGIDLSYDIGMDHFYASGNRADLPTPSVVKKVTEGKFGQKTGEGWYSYKK